From the Megalops cyprinoides isolate fMegCyp1 chromosome 21, fMegCyp1.pri, whole genome shotgun sequence genome, one window contains:
- the LOC118796532 gene encoding triosephosphate isomerase B-like: MSPRKFFVGGNWKMNGDKQSLGDLINVLNTAQLHPDTEVVCGAPSIYLDFARANLNPRIAVAAQNCYKVPKGAFTGEISPAMIKDCGVEWVILGHSERRHIFGESDELIGQKVAHALESGLGVIACIGEKLDEREAGITEKVVFAQTQAIADNVKDWSKVVLAYEPVWAIGTGKTASPQQAQEVHDKLRQWLKANVSNAVADSVRIIYGGSVTGGTCKELASQKDVDGFLVGGASLKPEFVDIINARA; the protein is encoded by the exons ATGTCTCCCAGGAAATTCTTTGTCGGCGGAAATTGGAAGATGAACGGCGACAAACAAAGCCTGGGAGATCTAATCAACGTGCTAAACACTGCCCAGCTCCACCCTGACACCG AGGTGGTCTGCGGTGCCCCTTCCATCTACCTCGACTTCGCCAGGGCCAACCTGAACCCCAGGATCGCAGTGGCTGCGCAGAACTGCTACAAGGTTCCCAAGGGCGCCTTCACTGGAGAGATCAG tcctgcAATGATTAAAGACTGTGGGGTGGAGTGGGTGATTCTGGGGCACTCTGAGAGGCGCCATATTTTTGGAGAGAGCGATGAG CTTATTGGCCAGAAGGTGGCTCACGCCCTGGAGAGCGGCCTGGGTGTGATCGCCTGCATCGGGGAGAAACTGGATGAAAGAGAGGCGGGGATCACTGAGAAGGTGGTGTTTGCACAGACCCAGGCTATCGCAG ACAATGTGAAGGATTGGAGCAAAGTGGTCCTGGCATATGAGCCTGTCTGGGCTATTGGCACTGGCAAGACTGCCTCTCCTCAACAG GCCCAGGAGGTCCATGACAAGCTCAGGCAGTGGTTAAAAGCCAATGTGTCTAATGCAGTGGCGGACTCTGTCAGAATCATCTATGGAG GTTCAGTGACAGGGGGTACGTGCAAGGAGCTGGCATCCCAGAAGGACGTGGATGGGTTCCTGGTGGGCGGAGCCTCCCTCAAGCCGGAGTTTGTCGACATCATCAATGCGCGCGCCTAA
- the LOC118796268 gene encoding CD209 antigen-like protein C, translated as MLASRMCPAMQRKRTCHPCLPGWIEFNSTQKCYYFSTERKNWMDSRSACKNLDADLVTIKNTEEQAFISQNAVVYTSMIWEGYWIGLTDAAKEGTWVWVDSTLMTTPLWHYLEPNNVMNEDCATTTKTPDPSQSWYDASCSNSYRWICETKALKGSN; from the exons ATGCTAGCTTCAAGAATGTGTCCAGCTATGCAGAGAA AGAGAACATGTCATCCTTGTTTACCAGGCTGGATTGAGTTCAACTCAACTCAGAAGTGCTACTACTTCTCtactgaaagaaaaaactgGATGGACAGCCGCAGTGCATGCAAGAACTTGGATGCCGACCTAGTGACCATAAAGAACACAGAGGAACAG GCATTCATCAGTCAGAACGCTGTGGTTTATACCTCAATGATATGGGAGGGTTACTGGATTGGACTCACTGATGCAGCCAAGGAGGGCACGTGGGTCTGGGTGGACTCCACTCTGATGACTACCCC GCTGTGGCATTATTTGGAACCTAATAACGTTATGAATGAAGATTGTGCCACCACAACCAAGACCCCAGATCCATCACAGAGCTGGTATGATGCCAGCTGCAGTAACAGCTATAGGTGGATCTGTGAGACCAAGGCATTGAAAGGTTCAAATTAG